A single region of the Malaclemys terrapin pileata isolate rMalTer1 chromosome 2, rMalTer1.hap1, whole genome shotgun sequence genome encodes:
- the LOC128830966 gene encoding gastrula zinc finger protein XlCGF7.1-like translates to MSADQDRDLMTHLTSPPGERPFAFPACDESFSDERNLVIHSQAEEREYKCILCGKCFNQQPSLTRHQKNHAGERAYICPECGKSFSLKHNLIIHQRTHTGERPYKCSVCEKSFSLKQNLVTHQRIHTGERPFACPECGKSFREQRFLLNHQRTHTEERPYECSDCGKSFKEKQTLASHQRTHSGDRPYQCTECGKSFSQRTFLVTHEKTHQGGSPFPCGECGKSFSCKSGLVTHQRIHTGERPFACPECGKRFSQKGSLKIHQRIHTGDTPFTCPECGKTFTQKINLTTHQRTHLGDKALT, encoded by the coding sequence ATGAGTGCGGATCAGGATCGGGATCTCATGACTCACCTGACGTCCCCCCCCGGAGAAAGGCCGTTCGCGTTTCCGGCTTGCGACGAAAGCTTTAGCGATGAGAGAAATCTCGTAATCCACAGCCAGGCAGAGGAGCGGGAGTACAAATGCATTCTGTGCGGGAAATGCTTCAACCAgcagcccagcctgacccggcaCCAGAAGAACCACGCGGGGGAGCGGGCCTACATCTGCCCCGAGTGCGGTAAGAGCTTCAGCCTCAAGCACAACCTGATCATCCACCAGCGCACGCACACAGGCGAGCGGCCCTACAAGTGCAGCGTCTGCGAGAAGAGCTTCAGCCTCAAGCAGAACCTGGTCACccaccagcgcatccacaccggggagcggcccttCGCCTGCCccgagtgcgggaagagcttccgGGAGCAGCGGTTCCTCCTCAACCACCAGAGGACCCACACGGAGGAGCGGCCCTACGAATGCAGCGACTGTGGCAAGTCCTTCAAGGAGAAGCAGACGCTGGCCAGCCACCAGCGGACCCATAGCGGGGACAGGCCCTACCAGTGCACtgagtgcgggaagagcttcagtcAGCGCACGTTCCTGGTGACGCACGAGAAGACCCACCAAGGGGGGAGCCCGTTCCCCTGCGGcgagtgcgggaagagcttcagttGCAAGAGCGGCCTTGTCACccaccagcgcatccacaccggggagcgACCCTTCGCCTGCCCCGAGTGCGGGAAGCGCTTCAGCCAGAAAGGCTCGCTGAAAAtccaccagagaatccacaccgGGGATACCCCCTTCACGTGCCccgagtgcgggaaaaccttcacgCAGAAGATAAACCTGACTACGCACCAGAGAACCCACCTGGGAGACAAAGCCCTCACATGA